A window of the Petrotoga sp. 9PWA.NaAc.5.4 genome harbors these coding sequences:
- a CDS encoding YicC/YloC family endoribonuclease, whose product MRSMTGYGRLSKNIGDYGYNLEIKSLNSRTLNINTFLSPIFSPMEINIQNFLKKYFKRGSLKVFVDIKFLKTDDVVDVDVGLAKSYYNALSGLVSQLHLTDDVSLDILLKFKDIVKISINESVIEEAWKGLEEMLKEVCEVVISYQKEEGEHLKKVISEYLEDTQEIVDNISENSSKMKETYREKVRNNLTTLLDNFDDLDEKRIEMEITLLAERSDISEEIERLNSHINRFKRFIESEEDSIGQDLDFICQEMHREFNTIAAKSKLLQITNFSLEGRSLVNKIREQVQNIH is encoded by the coding sequence ATGAGAAGTATGACTGGTTATGGGAGATTATCAAAAAATATTGGTGATTATGGTTATAATTTAGAAATTAAATCTTTAAACTCTAGAACTTTAAACATCAATACTTTTCTTTCACCTATTTTTTCTCCTATGGAGATAAATATCCAAAATTTTCTAAAAAAGTATTTTAAAAGAGGAAGCTTAAAAGTATTTGTAGATATAAAATTTTTAAAAACAGATGATGTTGTGGATGTTGATGTCGGGTTGGCAAAATCTTATTATAATGCTTTAAGTGGTCTGGTTAGTCAACTTCATTTAACAGATGATGTAAGCTTAGATATACTTTTGAAATTTAAAGATATTGTCAAAATTTCAATAAATGAAAGTGTGATTGAAGAAGCATGGAAAGGATTGGAAGAAATGCTAAAAGAAGTATGCGAAGTAGTTATTTCTTATCAAAAAGAGGAAGGAGAACATTTAAAAAAAGTTATATCTGAATATTTAGAAGATACTCAAGAAATTGTAGATAATATTTCAGAAAATTCTTCAAAAATGAAAGAAACTTACAGGGAAAAAGTAAGGAATAATCTTACAACTTTATTGGATAATTTTGATGATTTAGATGAAAAAAGGATAGAAATGGAAATAACGCTTTTAGCTGAAAGATCAGATATATCAGAGGAAATAGAAAGATTGAACAGTCATATAAATAGGTTTAAAAGATTTATTGAAAGTGAAGAAGATAGTATAGGACAAGATTTAGATTTTATTTGTCAAGAAATGCATAGAGAGTTTAATACAATAGCTGCAAAGTCGAAACTTTTACAGATAACAAATTTTTCTCTTGAAGGAAGATCTTTGGTAAACAAAATTCGCGAACAAGTCCAAAATATTCATTAA
- the serS gene encoding serine--tRNA ligase, with protein sequence MIDLKLIRENPELIKIALKNRNNEIEIIDEILSLDEKRRELLKNVEMLRAERNKNSNVVAKLKAEKKHEEAESLILKGKEISNQIKEIEYELKSIEDLLYNKLLYIPNIPDKSVPIGKDEKDNVEIRKWGTPRNFSFDPKAHWDIGSELNLLDFDRGAKLSGSRFTVLKGDIARLELALINFMVDLHTKEHGYTFILPPHLVTKETITATGQLPKFEEELYKTTPDEMYLISTAEVPLASLHKDEILEYKELPLKYVSYTPCYRREAGSYGKDVRGIIRQHQFDKVELVWYSLPEESEQALEELTHDAEMVLQLLNLPYRVITLCTGDLGFAAAKTYDIEVWLPSYKDFKEISSCSNTKDFQARRGNIRYKSKNNTTEFVHTLNGSGLAVGRTLVAIMENYQTSDGKIEIPDKLIPYMGKKFIG encoded by the coding sequence ATGATTGATTTAAAATTAATACGTGAAAATCCAGAATTAATAAAAATCGCTTTAAAAAATAGAAACAACGAAATAGAAATAATAGATGAAATATTGTCTTTAGACGAAAAAAGAAGAGAGTTATTAAAGAATGTAGAGATGTTAAGAGCTGAAAGAAACAAAAATTCTAATGTTGTTGCCAAACTAAAAGCTGAAAAGAAACACGAAGAAGCCGAATCCTTGATTTTAAAAGGAAAAGAAATTTCTAATCAAATTAAAGAAATTGAATATGAGTTAAAAAGTATCGAAGATCTTTTGTACAATAAATTGCTATATATACCGAATATTCCAGATAAAAGCGTTCCAATTGGGAAAGATGAAAAAGATAATGTTGAAATAAGGAAATGGGGAACTCCACGAAATTTTAGTTTTGATCCAAAAGCACATTGGGATATAGGTTCTGAATTAAATTTGTTGGATTTTGACAGAGGAGCCAAGCTTAGTGGGTCAAGATTTACTGTGTTAAAAGGAGACATTGCAAGATTAGAGTTAGCTCTTATTAATTTTATGGTTGATTTACATACAAAAGAACATGGGTATACTTTTATACTTCCTCCCCATTTAGTGACAAAAGAAACAATTACAGCAACTGGACAGTTACCAAAATTTGAAGAAGAACTTTACAAAACTACACCCGATGAAATGTATCTTATCTCAACTGCAGAAGTTCCGCTTGCGAGTTTACATAAAGATGAAATATTAGAATATAAAGAATTACCATTGAAATATGTTTCTTATACCCCATGTTATAGAAGAGAAGCAGGGAGCTATGGAAAAGATGTAAGAGGAATTATCAGACAACATCAATTTGATAAGGTAGAATTAGTTTGGTACAGCCTTCCTGAAGAATCTGAACAAGCGTTAGAAGAATTAACACACGATGCAGAAATGGTTTTACAGCTTTTAAATTTACCTTATAGAGTAATAACATTATGTACAGGAGATTTGGGTTTTGCTGCGGCAAAAACCTATGATATAGAAGTTTGGCTTCCAAGTTATAAAGATTTTAAGGAAATATCTTCTTGCTCAAATACAAAAGATTTTCAAGCAAGAAGAGGAAATATAAGGTATAAGAGCAAAAATAATACAACGGAGTTTGTTCATACTTTGAATGGTTCTGGTTTAGCGGTAGGAAGAACGCTTGTAGCGATAATGGAAAATTATCAAACTTCCGATGGGAAAATAGAGATTCCTGATAAATTAATTCCGTATATGGGGAAAAAATTTATTGGATAA
- a CDS encoding DUF2179 domain-containing protein, with the protein MDSLSFMDSTFFSLVIFPIIIFLMRLCDVSLMTLRIIFVSKGIKLLASVIGFFEVSVWLIAISQVMSNLDNIFYAIAYALGFACGNYLGATIEEKIALGVNLLRVITNKDAEELVEYLRKENFGVTSINAEGSQGPVKVIYSVVRRKDLEKIINIVKKFNPNAFYSIEEVRGVNKGIFPPDTMELKKFGRFNRNGK; encoded by the coding sequence ATGGATTCTCTTTCATTTATGGATTCAACGTTTTTTTCTTTAGTGATTTTTCCTATTATTATATTTCTTATGAGACTATGCGATGTTTCACTTATGACATTAAGAATCATATTTGTTTCTAAAGGTATAAAGCTTTTAGCTTCGGTTATCGGATTTTTTGAAGTCAGTGTATGGCTCATAGCTATATCTCAAGTTATGTCTAATTTAGATAATATTTTTTATGCTATTGCTTATGCTTTAGGCTTTGCTTGTGGAAATTATTTAGGAGCTACAATAGAAGAAAAGATTGCTTTGGGAGTAAATTTATTAAGAGTTATTACTAATAAAGACGCAGAAGAGTTAGTAGAATACTTAAGAAAAGAAAATTTTGGTGTCACAAGTATCAACGCAGAAGGTTCTCAAGGACCCGTAAAAGTTATTTACAGCGTAGTTAGAAGAAAAGACTTAGAAAAAATTATTAACATTGTTAAAAAATTCAATCCAAATGCATTTTATTCTATAGAAGAAGTTCGAGGGGTTAATAAAGGAATTTTCCCACCCGATACGATGGAGTTAAAAAAATTTGGAAGGTTTAATCGAAATGGAAAATAA
- a CDS encoding class I SAM-dependent methyltransferase: protein MWFLIIIVLLILFYLVFFWIIPFSLNGAIFDPSRKASVEKMVELAQVKKGEISADLGSGDGRVVIAFAKAGAEAHGYEINPLLVIISRINVRKAGLKGKAYIHWKNFWNADLSKYDIITVFQVDFAMNKLEDKLRKEIKPGARVISNHWTFPKWNYSKFEKDIYVYDSRVYSIPKD, encoded by the coding sequence ATGTGGTTTTTAATTATTATAGTATTATTAATACTTTTTTATTTAGTCTTTTTTTGGATTATTCCTTTTTCTCTTAATGGTGCTATATTTGATCCAAGTAGAAAAGCTTCTGTAGAAAAAATGGTCGAATTAGCTCAAGTAAAAAAAGGAGAAATTTCAGCTGATTTAGGTAGCGGCGACGGAAGAGTGGTAATTGCTTTTGCTAAAGCAGGAGCTGAGGCACATGGCTACGAAATAAACCCGCTTTTGGTAATAATTTCAAGAATCAACGTTCGAAAAGCTGGCTTGAAAGGTAAGGCTTATATACATTGGAAAAACTTTTGGAATGCCGACTTATCAAAATATGATATTATAACAGTTTTTCAAGTAGATTTTGCTATGAATAAATTAGAAGACAAGCTCAGAAAAGAAATTAAACCTGGAGCAAGAGTCATCTCTAACCATTGGACTTTTCCAAAATGGAATTACTCAAAATTCGAAAAAGATATATATGTATATGATTCAAGAGTTTATTCTATTCCTAAGGATTAG
- a CDS encoding cell wall metabolism sensor histidine kinase WalK: MDTLSEKGKVKHSAIFRQTIVFTAVSMAIVLAIVVVIRVIFIEFTIRSYNELYVSELNIGTMNRERSGPPQDSLSLLYQLMQDSSVLRRSLLSNKIVILDGVLISDPYGLIKEGFKIPRLPYLYEYDGLYYIFIGVPIFESSFLIVGNPSLELTALLKSFEKIVMAILSIGAIISLIISYFLAKNTLKPVVKISEQISKIDADNINERIPEQASEEFDVLAKKLNSMLDRIEYAFEIQNQFVSDVSHELRTPLTSINGYIKMLKRWGKSDPQVMNEALDSIESSSEYLRDLVEKLLLLTKSEYKIEKEVFDISEVLADIFDFFKLDLKDFSVKVNGESFKVETSKEYLFIILKVLFENAIKYSSDKKEIEITLDPSQKKISIKDYGIGIEKEKLKNIFERFYKADPSRSQKGHGLGLSIAKKLADTLHIKISVESEMGKGSIFTLSF, from the coding sequence TTGGATACGTTATCAGAGAAAGGAAAAGTGAAACATAGTGCTATTTTTAGACAAACCATAGTTTTTACAGCTGTAAGTATGGCTATCGTGTTAGCAATAGTTGTGGTAATCAGAGTAATTTTTATAGAATTTACGATCAGAAGTTATAATGAATTATATGTTTCTGAGTTGAATATCGGGACTATGAATAGAGAAAGAAGCGGACCCCCTCAAGATTCATTATCGTTACTTTATCAGTTGATGCAAGATTCAAGTGTATTAAGAAGAAGCCTTCTTTCAAATAAAATAGTTATACTTGATGGAGTATTGATATCTGATCCTTATGGCTTGATCAAAGAAGGTTTTAAAATTCCTCGCTTGCCTTATCTCTATGAATACGATGGTCTATATTACATTTTTATAGGTGTGCCTATATTTGAATCTTCTTTTTTAATTGTCGGAAATCCTTCTCTTGAACTTACGGCACTTTTAAAGAGTTTTGAAAAGATTGTTATGGCAATATTATCTATCGGTGCCATCATTTCTCTCATAATTTCATATTTTTTAGCTAAAAACACTCTAAAACCAGTTGTCAAAATTTCGGAACAAATATCTAAAATAGACGCAGATAATATAAACGAACGAATTCCTGAACAAGCTTCAGAAGAGTTCGATGTATTAGCAAAAAAGTTAAATTCTATGTTAGATAGAATAGAATATGCCTTTGAAATACAAAATCAATTTGTTTCGGATGTTTCACATGAACTCAGAACTCCTTTAACATCAATTAATGGCTATATAAAAATGTTAAAAAGATGGGGTAAAAGTGATCCTCAAGTTATGAATGAAGCGTTAGACAGTATAGAATCATCAAGTGAATATCTCAGAGATTTGGTTGAAAAACTTCTGTTGCTTACCAAGAGTGAATACAAAATTGAGAAAGAAGTTTTTGATATTTCTGAAGTGTTAGCTGATATTTTTGATTTCTTTAAGTTAGACCTTAAAGACTTTTCTGTAAAAGTGAATGGTGAAAGCTTTAAAGTTGAAACTTCGAAAGAGTATTTATTCATAATATTAAAGGTTTTATTTGAAAATGCAATAAAATATTCGTCTGATAAAAAAGAGATAGAAATAACCTTAGATCCTTCACAGAAGAAAATCAGTATCAAAGACTATGGAATAGGTATAGAAAAAGAGAAATTAAAAAATATATTTGAAAGATTTTATAAAGCTGATCCTTCAAGATCTCAGAAAGGACATGGGTTAGGATTATCAATTGCTAAGAAATTGGCAGATACTCTTCATATAAAAATAAGTGTTGAGTCAGAAATGGGTAAGGGAAGTATATTCACGTTATCTTTTTGA
- the rpoZ gene encoding DNA-directed RNA polymerase subunit omega, translating to MSLDINFDKILKKVRFKYAVPIIAAKRAEALRNLDELNGIEERKDYVSIALKELESGKITVKNLSKLENDAKILED from the coding sequence ATGAGTTTAGATATTAATTTTGATAAAATCTTAAAAAAAGTGAGATTCAAGTATGCTGTTCCCATCATAGCTGCAAAAAGAGCAGAAGCGTTGAGGAATTTAGATGAATTGAACGGTATAGAGGAAAGAAAAGATTATGTCTCAATAGCTTTAAAAGAATTAGAAAGTGGGAAAATAACCGTTAAAAATCTTTCAAAACTTGAAAATGATGCAAAAATATTAGAAGACTAA
- a CDS encoding response regulator transcription factor, whose product MFKILVVEDEKSISRLLELELSHAGYKVKIAKDGQEALEFYENFKPDVILLDIMLPKMDGLEVAQVIREYDKDVGIIILTAKGELETKIDGLKNADDYVVKPFEIEEVLARIESLLRRLGKTKEVIKVGEIEIYPQSMEVFIKDEKIHLSLTEFNILKFLAINKNIVMSKEKIMEEVWGYADEENNNLVEVYINYLRKKLKGASQNIETVRGVGYVIRERKSET is encoded by the coding sequence ATGTTTAAGATTTTAGTTGTTGAAGATGAAAAATCAATATCAAGACTTTTAGAATTAGAATTATCGCATGCTGGATATAAAGTAAAAATTGCTAAAGATGGACAAGAGGCTTTAGAATTCTATGAAAATTTTAAGCCTGATGTTATACTATTAGATATAATGTTGCCAAAAATGGATGGATTAGAAGTGGCCCAAGTTATTAGAGAATACGACAAAGATGTGGGTATAATTATTCTGACTGCTAAAGGGGAATTAGAAACTAAGATTGATGGTTTGAAAAATGCAGATGACTATGTCGTAAAACCTTTTGAAATAGAAGAGGTTTTAGCAAGGATAGAGTCTTTGTTAAGAAGATTAGGGAAAACAAAAGAAGTCATAAAAGTCGGAGAAATAGAGATTTATCCTCAAAGTATGGAGGTTTTTATAAAAGACGAAAAGATTCATCTTAGTTTAACTGAGTTTAATATTTTAAAGTTCTTAGCAATTAATAAAAACATTGTTATGTCAAAAGAAAAAATCATGGAAGAAGTTTGGGGATACGCCGACGAAGAAAATAATAATTTAGTTGAAGTTTATATAAACTACCTTAGAAAAAAACTTAAAGGTGCTTCTCAAAATATTGAAACTGTAAGAGGTGTTGGATACGTTATCAGAGAAAGGAAAAGTGAAACATAG
- a CDS encoding cysteine desulfurase family protein, which translates to MIYFDNNATTKVDEEVAEVILKYMTKYYANPNSIHKFGVEVENDLEEARENIAKLLKVSVNEIYFTSCATESINWVLRGVAKANSNRGKHIITSSIEHSAVISTLKDLERLGYEVTYLKVDKKGIVELEELSKSIRKDTILVSLMAANNEIGTIEPIKEAYKIVKEKNKEAYFHIDAVQALGKIPFDLEIYKCEFASFSAHKFHGPKGVGILYKKTGSRIFPLITGGNQENAMRGGTQNVAGIIGTSIALKKSCEHIPFMNSEIKEIRNMLANELKSMGAEIVTPLEDSVPNTLAVFFPKIRGDIIVNALSEEEIFVSTTSACSSKVNSTSKVMREMGYDEDSSKGMIRISLSYLNNHEEVQIFVNKLKNVLKFLNY; encoded by the coding sequence ATGATATATTTTGATAACAACGCTACAACAAAGGTTGATGAGGAAGTTGCAGAAGTCATATTAAAATACATGACAAAATATTATGCGAATCCTAATTCTATACATAAATTTGGAGTAGAAGTTGAAAATGATTTAGAAGAAGCTCGAGAAAATATTGCGAAGTTGCTAAAAGTTTCTGTGAACGAAATATATTTTACATCGTGTGCCACAGAGTCGATAAATTGGGTCTTAAGAGGTGTTGCCAAAGCGAATTCAAATCGTGGTAAACATATAATCACTTCATCTATAGAACATTCAGCAGTTATAAGTACATTAAAAGATCTTGAAAGATTAGGATACGAGGTGACCTACTTAAAGGTTGATAAAAAAGGTATTGTGGAGCTTGAAGAACTTTCTAAAAGTATTAGAAAAGATACCATACTCGTTAGTTTAATGGCAGCAAATAACGAAATAGGTACTATTGAACCAATTAAAGAAGCTTACAAAATAGTGAAAGAAAAAAATAAAGAAGCGTATTTTCATATAGATGCGGTACAAGCCCTCGGAAAAATTCCTTTTGATTTAGAAATATATAAATGTGAATTTGCTTCTTTTTCTGCTCATAAGTTTCATGGTCCTAAAGGTGTTGGCATATTATACAAAAAAACAGGCTCTCGAATATTTCCTTTGATTACCGGCGGTAATCAGGAAAATGCTATGAGAGGAGGAACGCAAAACGTTGCTGGGATAATAGGAACCTCTATTGCTCTAAAAAAATCTTGTGAGCATATTCCTTTTATGAATTCCGAGATAAAAGAAATTCGAAATATGCTCGCTAATGAATTGAAAAGTATGGGGGCGGAAATCGTAACACCGTTAGAGGATTCGGTACCAAATACATTGGCTGTTTTTTTCCCTAAAATTCGAGGAGATATTATAGTTAACGCTCTTTCTGAAGAAGAAATCTTTGTTTCAACGACTTCTGCGTGTTCGAGCAAGGTTAATTCTACAAGTAAAGTTATGAGAGAAATGGGGTACGATGAAGATTCATCAAAAGGAATGATTAGAATAAGCCTTTCTTACTTAAATAATCATGAAGAAGTTCAAATATTTGTAAATAAGTTAAAAAATGTTTTGAAATTTTTGAATTATTAA
- a CDS encoding adenosine-specific kinase: MELKFDVVQLDIPQDCNIIVGQSHFIKTVEDIYETIVTTNSSIKFGLAFNEASGPRLIRYDGNDETLIKVAIENAKKIGAGHCFVLLINKGFPINIKNQLQNVQEVLKIFAATANPLQVIVAETDQGRGILGVVDGYSPLDVEKEEDIEKRKDLLRSIIGYKR; the protein is encoded by the coding sequence GTGGAATTGAAGTTTGACGTTGTTCAATTGGATATACCACAAGACTGTAATATAATAGTTGGACAATCACATTTTATTAAAACTGTCGAAGATATATATGAAACAATAGTTACCACGAATTCTTCTATTAAATTTGGTTTAGCTTTCAATGAAGCATCCGGTCCTCGCCTTATTAGATATGATGGCAATGACGAAACTTTGATAAAAGTAGCTATAGAAAACGCAAAAAAAATTGGTGCAGGGCATTGTTTTGTGTTATTAATAAATAAAGGATTTCCTATAAATATTAAAAACCAATTACAAAATGTGCAAGAAGTTTTAAAAATCTTTGCCGCAACTGCTAATCCTCTTCAAGTAATTGTTGCAGAAACTGATCAAGGTAGAGGTATCCTTGGCGTAGTCGATGGTTATTCTCCTTTAGATGTTGAAAAAGAAGAAGACATAGAAAAAAGAAAAGATCTACTTAGAAGCATTATAGGTTATAAAAGATAA
- a CDS encoding YbhB/YbcL family Raf kinase inhibitor-like protein: MSLKVSSPSFKNNDYIPTKFSCEGRNINPSLLIENIPDSAKSLALIMDDPDAPRGTFVHWVAWNIELANEIPENIPKKHQVSSPIKMMQGKNSADQTGYMGPCPPVGHGVHHYHFKIYIVDTEINLPESAKKEDLLKAIEGHIIDQAEIVGLYKRD, from the coding sequence ATGAGTTTAAAAGTTTCTTCACCTTCTTTTAAGAACAATGATTACATACCAACCAAATTTTCCTGTGAAGGTAGAAATATAAATCCAAGTTTGCTGATTGAAAATATACCAGACAGTGCAAAAAGCTTAGCTTTAATAATGGACGATCCAGATGCTCCCAGAGGAACGTTTGTTCATTGGGTTGCTTGGAATATTGAATTAGCAAATGAAATTCCTGAGAACATTCCTAAAAAACATCAAGTTTCTTCTCCTATAAAGATGATGCAAGGAAAAAATAGCGCAGATCAAACTGGATATATGGGACCTTGCCCTCCTGTAGGCCACGGGGTTCATCATTATCATTTTAAAATTTATATTGTGGATACAGAAATAAATTTACCAGAAAGCGCTAAAAAAGAAGATTTACTAAAAGCAATAGAGGGTCATATAATTGATCAAGCAGAGATTGTTGGACTATATAAAAGGGATTAA
- the gmk gene encoding guanylate kinase: MTGLLYVVSGPSGAGKSTLIKNALNSLNGFSFSVSYTTRAKREGEIDGKDYFFVSLETFMKMRENNEFLEWAKVHGNYYATSKSFVERSLQECKGVVLDVDVQGALNIKSRYPKATYIFILPPSPKDLEERLKKRGTETEDSIETRLKDAESEISQIDIFDYILVNYEILEATKQLMSVLVTQQLKKENFKERDFNFSFFKKGVMF, encoded by the coding sequence ATGACGGGGCTATTATATGTTGTTAGCGGCCCATCTGGAGCAGGAAAATCAACGCTAATAAAAAACGCATTGAATAGTTTAAATGGTTTTTCTTTTTCTGTTTCATATACTACACGAGCAAAAAGGGAAGGAGAAATAGACGGTAAAGACTATTTTTTCGTAAGTTTAGAAACTTTTATGAAGATGAGGGAAAACAATGAATTTTTGGAATGGGCAAAAGTGCACGGAAATTATTACGCTACTTCGAAAAGCTTTGTGGAAAGAAGTTTACAAGAATGTAAAGGAGTAGTTTTAGATGTTGATGTACAAGGAGCTCTTAATATAAAAAGTAGATATCCTAAAGCTACCTACATTTTTATTTTACCTCCATCACCCAAGGATCTTGAAGAAAGGTTAAAAAAGAGAGGTACTGAAACGGAAGATTCTATTGAAACAAGGTTAAAAGATGCTGAGTCAGAAATATCTCAAATAGATATTTTTGATTATATTTTAGTAAATTATGAAATTTTAGAAGCTACTAAACAATTGATGTCGGTTTTGGTAACCCAACAATTAAAAAAAGAAAATTTTAAAGAAAGAGACTTCAACTTCTCTTTTTTCAAAAAAGGAGTGATGTTTTAA
- a CDS encoding secondary thiamine-phosphate synthase enzyme YjbQ: MKSYRKELWFNTKKQREFINITPMIEECVKESSIKEGLLLCNAMHITASVFINDDESGLHQDFERFLEKLAPEKPYDQYKHNTYENNADAHLKRTIMGREVVVAITDGKLDFGPWEQIFYGEFDGMRNKRVLVKIIGE; the protein is encoded by the coding sequence TTGAAATCATATAGAAAAGAACTATGGTTTAACACAAAAAAACAAAGAGAGTTTATAAATATTACACCTATGATAGAGGAATGCGTGAAAGAAAGCAGTATAAAAGAAGGATTACTGCTATGTAATGCTATGCATATTACAGCAAGTGTTTTTATTAACGACGATGAAAGTGGCTTGCATCAGGATTTTGAAAGATTTTTAGAAAAGTTAGCTCCAGAAAAACCTTATGATCAATATAAACACAACACATATGAAAATAATGCTGACGCCCACTTGAAAAGAACTATCATGGGAAGAGAAGTTGTTGTAGCCATTACTGATGGTAAATTAGATTTTGGACCATGGGAGCAGATTTTTTATGGGGAATTTGATGGTATGCGAAATAAAAGAGTTTTGGTAAAAATAATAGGAGAATAA
- a CDS encoding ferritin family protein → MNTKKVLGILEYALSKEIEGMQFYESKSKTVKIKQVKDIFEELSNMEKGHVNYISGLIRNVKDHDYVYFSQEEDIGQAFSKRAQTEIVYGGDFESVKSDIPVLRMAYLIEEDFVNYYKKAAQSVDDDEMKKILNHLAEWEEDHRDRIYTLYQKVAKDYWEHMDVEPLY, encoded by the coding sequence TTGAATACCAAAAAGGTTTTAGGTATATTAGAATACGCTTTATCTAAAGAAATCGAAGGAATGCAATTTTATGAATCAAAATCTAAAACAGTAAAAATAAAACAAGTAAAAGATATCTTTGAAGAGTTAAGCAATATGGAGAAAGGTCACGTAAATTACATTAGTGGTTTAATAAGAAATGTTAAAGATCATGATTATGTATACTTTTCACAAGAAGAAGATATAGGACAAGCTTTCTCAAAAAGGGCTCAGACAGAAATAGTGTATGGAGGAGATTTTGAAAGTGTGAAATCTGATATTCCTGTTTTGAGAATGGCTTATTTGATAGAAGAAGATTTTGTAAACTATTATAAAAAAGCTGCTCAAAGTGTTGATGATGATGAAATGAAAAAGATTTTGAACCATCTTGCCGAATGGGAAGAAGATCACAGAGATCGAATTTATACCCTTTATCAAAAAGTTGCTAAAGACTACTGGGAACATATGGATGTTGAACCACTCTATTAA
- a CDS encoding DUF370 domain-containing protein yields MYGLINIGFGNVVVGDRVIAIVNPSSQPLKRLKEIADQQGKLLEVNHGRKTRAFIITDSGHVISSAIQPETITNRFLQNFYDIEKALDKIRKETSEK; encoded by the coding sequence ATGTATGGATTAATTAACATCGGTTTTGGAAATGTTGTAGTAGGTGATAGAGTTATCGCTATAGTGAACCCGAGTTCTCAGCCATTAAAGCGGTTAAAAGAGATTGCAGATCAACAAGGGAAACTGTTGGAAGTCAACCACGGTAGAAAAACAAGGGCCTTTATAATTACTGACTCAGGACACGTTATATCAAGTGCGATTCAACCCGAAACTATAACGAATAGGTTTTTGCAAAATTTTTACGATATAGAAAAGGCTTTAGATAAAATAAGAAAGGAAACTTCCGAAAAATGA
- a CDS encoding 16S rRNA (uracil(1498)-N(3))-methyltransferase has translation MPNVFYGIKENNNIILDERETAHLKVLRKIEGDLIKAITGDEFLYYAKIQKLNKKKTISQIVKQEYLNENYNPYISIYFGMSKWDRTHLLLEKLVELRVNEFNVFKAEKSETNYKSLEKFQRTIIEACKQTVYAKIPSIKIVNIEDIPKENTIILDLIDNKTSLKTFLQSLKTKAIKNINVVLGPDTGFSENEKDFFITNNFEIINLGKSILRFETSAIYVVTALNYEFDRLNI, from the coding sequence ATGCCTAATGTTTTTTATGGTATAAAAGAAAATAATAACATTATTTTAGATGAAAGGGAAACTGCTCATTTAAAGGTTTTAAGAAAAATAGAAGGCGATTTAATAAAAGCTATAACTGGAGACGAATTTTTATATTATGCTAAAATTCAAAAATTAAATAAAAAAAAGACGATTTCACAAATTGTTAAACAAGAGTATTTAAATGAAAATTATAATCCTTACATTTCAATATATTTTGGTATGAGTAAATGGGACAGAACTCATTTATTATTAGAAAAATTAGTAGAACTAAGAGTGAATGAGTTCAATGTATTTAAAGCTGAAAAATCTGAAACAAACTATAAAAGTTTAGAAAAATTTCAAAGAACTATCATAGAGGCTTGTAAGCAAACTGTTTATGCTAAAATTCCAAGTATAAAGATAGTAAATATAGAAGATATACCTAAAGAAAACACGATCATTCTTGATTTAATCGATAATAAAACATCTTTAAAAACATTTCTTCAAAGTCTAAAAACAAAAGCAATTAAAAACATAAACGTAGTTTTAGGACCAGATACAGGATTTTCCGAAAACGAAAAGGATTTTTTTATAACAAATAACTTCGAAATTATTAACTTAGGTAAAAGTATCCTTAGATTTGAGACTTCGGCTATATATGTTGTGACTGCTTTAAATTATGAATTTGATAGATTAAATATATAA